aataatacaaacatctttgtggataacaaaataaaaatgcaaattaaaaatgttaccgATATAAAAAGCAATGAATTGGTTTCACctgatgataatttaaaaaaaaatatttcagtatatgaAAACATCGATCGATCAAGTATAGCATCTAgtattaaagatgaaaatatcaTTTCGATTAAAAGAatcgatgaagaagaagaaggagaggaaaacaatgatattaaaagaaCGAAGCAAGAACATGGTTTTACAAAAGACGAGgaagaaaagtttaaagaaagtaaaaaagatggTCATAGCAGTATTACggatgatgaaaatattaatattaaagaatcacAATTGATCGTACAACAATCTTACGGTAGAAGAGGTAGTGAAGTACAGTTAAATcaaatacttaaagaaaatttagaaataatacaaaaaatacaacatacaCGCCGTCAAAAATTATCATCACCACCTACCGCTACAGAAATTGcagtattaaaaatgaatgaagaacatcagaaagaaattattaatgtaaatgataacGATGAAAGTATATCGAgttttgtaaatgaaaacaagaatACTACTGCAGATCGATTAGAAGaagaagaacaaattttaaaaaatagtaatgatatttttgataaattatttttaaaaaattatgaaatcgaaCACGATAATGATGTCgatgaaaaaactattattaccGAAATCTCAACGAGTACGGAAAATAATTCCACTTTAACACCAACTTTAACGTTAATTAACGATAAAAatgatagtaatattaaaaaaaatgatttcgaTAAAGATATAAATCGTGCAAAATCATCTAGCGATATAACAAAAGAATACGATAAGGAATATAATCACGAGgagaatacaattaaaaagaaatcttcgTATTATTTTATCGATGATAAAACTAATTCGACCGTAAGTTTAACCGAAATTAGTTCAACGACCGATGTCAGTTCGGTTAAACACGACAGTTCAACAGACGTCGATACATCTTTCGAATCGAGTTTTGATAATAGTAAAATCGATAATATCCGATCCGACGAATCGATAAATTCTTCATCGAtcgatattaaaagtaatttaacttaCGATAAAAATCAATCGTCAAAAAGTACATCACCGAAACCCGATTATTTTACTTCATCGTCGacttcagaagaaaaaaatcaaaaaattaatcgtaaaagTTATATCGATACAGAATTTGAcgctgttaatattaataaagaaaatattgcagGATATTCTTCAAAGTTTATTAGCGAtgacgataaatttaaaaaatatagaggtACATCGTTAAATATAGAAACGATGGATAAAACATCTCGATCAagcgatgaaaaaaaattatcgcgtataaaaaattattattcttttgattaTTCACCTAAATCCAAAGTATCTAGTTCAAGCTTTTAcgatataaataaaagacgaaCCTCATATTCTTTGGATAGCGGTacaaatttaccttttaaaattacCGTTACGGATGGGaacgatgaaaaaaaaacaaaagcatttaATTTGGATTATTATGACGGCGATGATGATAATCACGATAAGGAGAAAACATTCAGATATTGGAAAAGTAAAACCGAACtagaagaaaatagtaaaattatagaaaaacaaaaagacCGTTCTGATTatcttaaaacaattaattatgaaaatataagtaatgaCGATATCGGTGCAACTTCTATGAGTTATAGCAATACGTTATcttctacaaataaatatacaaaattctcATCCGATTTAAAATCTGATCCTTTAATCGGTAATGACTTCCAATATCAACCGTCAAAATTATTCGATGAAAATAACGatgattttttatcaaaatatataacacGGAAAGaagatttaagttttaaattttcatcttcaccGTCTTCATCGATAAGTCTATCAAAATTAGAATCGAATAGATCGGTAGATTCGTATTTACAACCTTCATCGtcatataaattacaaagaagtGAATCGCTCGATACTAATGAATATATACGTTCAAAATCACCGAGAAGTATTAGAAGATCGTTATCACCTAGATATGATTTAGGAAAAACTTTGGAAGAAAGTTCAGatgattttgaaaattggaaaattGAAAGTTCGAAAGAATCCGTTAGCCCAAAATTAAGTTTAAGAAAAACGGTAGAAGAAATTTCTGTTTCCGATGATTTAGATAGATGGAAAACATCATTTTCAAGAGATTCTAGCCCTAAATCGAGAGATATAGGTTTAGGTAAAACATCATTAACCGAGACCTCTGATGATTTTGATAGTAAACGAATCGATATTAGAAGTTCGAGGGAATCAAGTCCGATATtgagagatttaaataaaaaatttgacgaTAATACCGATGATATTGATAAATGGCAACCTACAAAACGTTCGAGAGAATCGAGTCCAAAAACTAGAGATTCACGTTATATAAAAGCAGAAGATATTTTATCGGACgatatagataaatataagaGTCCTTACGCTCGTTCTCGAGAATCTAGTCCCAAGTCGAGAGAatcatatttaactaaaaaatatagcGAAAGCGAGTTTGATAAATGGAAATCTACAAAAAGTTCAAGAGAATCTAGTCCGATATCGAGAGAAGTTTTATTAACTAAATCGGTACAAGAAAGTTCAGATGATTTTGAGAAatggaaaactttaaaaaaatcaagagagACTAGTCCAGTTTTAAGAGAAACTAATCTAAGATCGGATGATATCTATTCGACGATAAAGAGTAAATCGAATGAAGTAAGTCCAAAAAGAATAAGCCCTGATTTAAGAAATATCGGTTCGGTTTCGTTATTGgaaaccgaaaaaaaattttcaacgtaTATAGATGAAGTCTCAAAAGATGATAATATCTTGATGGATACTGTtcgaaaaaaagattttgatgatTTCCAACGTACATTAGCGACAATGGAACGTTCATCGACATTACAAGATGATTTATCTACagatatatatgataaaataaaaacaaccgatGAAAAATACTTTggaaagttaaatgaaatagatgattcttttaaaatactatcGAAATCTCAAACTTTAGATGATAGTTATAAAACGACACAGTTTAGATCATCGATGGatttatcaaaagaaattaaatccgATGAatctaaatattcatttaaaaaatattccgttATGGAACCGAATTCATTCGATACAGATAGAGGAGGAAAATCATCGAAACGTTCTAATTCTGAAAGACGATCAACTATACATGAATATTACCATCATGACCGGTTTACATCCTCTTCTTCaagatttttagataaaaatgttaacgATAAGTCATCTCTATCTAACTCCGATCTTAAAAAAGATAGCTTCACCGTTAATGAAGATAAACCGGATAGCTTTACgactaataatgaaatttataaaactagacAAAATCAACAACAACaaagcaataatttaattaataaaaatataacagatctTGATAGTTGTTCATCTACG
Above is a genomic segment from Lycorma delicatula isolate Av1 chromosome 12, ASM4794821v1, whole genome shotgun sequence containing:
- the LOC142332714 gene encoding uncharacterized protein LOC142332714 isoform X2; amino-acid sequence: MTGLFSSIKTLVHGEDTSLRFSVTPSTGTDTGFNQWLAGMKMVAQLPEGIPQEFRRTLWLTLAEKHLAARGVDWAQAQKICFNEWANPDDEELGVQIVKDLHRTGCSLFCGVSGQHNQAVLRRVLLAYARWNKAVGYCQGFNMLGALILQVMDRSEIDSVKVMIYLIEGVLPESYFANNLRGLSVDMAVFRDLLRLKLPVLSRHLEQLQSDSKDSGTSYEPPLTNVFTMQWFLTLFCNCLPQDTVLRVWDLVFLEGNSILLRTALAIWNTLSDRILSVESADEFYSIMGVLTREMLEFGLMDTNNLIKAVVSINLPELNEMRERYMYNITPWTQSVSTVARRGLRLFYTEDDTDTDEDDEKIAIATAYALFRSPKRKDGGSGSSSSQMPHQSPSRQVHTLQSERERVVMDISALKKQYSKLRERQRQAHIILTAACGGQSIVGPSSGPAMNHLLLGKSALVNNRGRRLGPPPGTVPPPPTSTTKQLQANNTGSGETLHWKDTNAEGKKSKSHQTAEYSTTPDSTSPPTSSCSSRRSSSSSTSTELCDEPGRMSDSDSISDCYPLPDTSNTSKGRLSECKEEETTTSNYDKVTDSDFNDDNVSEPINIENNDKKKFPEQELDKVLFPFDRDYLTKYGSEDSSDLCISSCPASPCVFPEEELRDENDEICKDIVQEESDKIIIASNDNNEEKTKVDEIISCNNDNIELISTDNKMENNILSSSVLLEENVQNKNELPVTSNTSLPTTIRDSHSFHGITSFDDHHYKIKRKSLQCNYKDRYNTDDEDLELRKIWLEKCNSSSSSNNNTNIFVDNKIKMQIKNVTDIKSNELVSPDDNLKKNISVYENIDRSSIASSIKDENIISIKRIDEEEEGEENNDIKRTKQEHGFTKDEEEKFKESKKDGHSSITDDENINIKESQLIVQQSYGRRGSEVQLNQILKENLEIIQKIQHTRRQKLSSPPTATEIAVLKMNEEHQKEIINVNDNDESISSFVNENKNTTADRLEEEEQILKNSNDIFDKLFLKNYEIEHDNDVDEKTIITEISTSTENNSTLTPTLTLINDKNDSNIKKNDFDKDINRAKSSSDITKEYDKEYNHEENTIKKKSSYYFIDDKTNSTVSLTEISSTTDVSSVKHDSSTDVDTSFESSFDNSKIDNIRSDESINSSSIDIKSNLTYDKNQSSKSTSPKPDYFTSSSTSEEKNQKINRKSYIDTEFDAVNINKENIAGYSSKFISDDDKFKKYRGTSLNIETMDKTSRSSDEKKLSRIKNYYSFDYSPKSKVSSSSFYDINKRRTSYSLDSGTNLPFKITVTDGNDEKKTKAFNLDYYDGDDDNHDKEKTFRYWKSKTELEENSKIIEKQKDRSDYLKTINYENISNDDIGATSMSYSNTLSSTNKYTKFSSDLKSDPLIGNDFQYQPSKLFDENNDDFLSKYITRKEDLSFKFSSSPSSSISLSKLESNRSVDSYLQPSSSYKLQRSESLDTNEYIRSKSPRSIRRSLSPRYDLGKTLEESSDDFENWKIESSKESVSPKLSLRKTVEEISVSDDLDRWKTSFSRDSSPKSRDIGLGKTSLTETSDDFDSKRIDIRSSRESSPILRDLNKKFDDNTDDIDKWQPTKRSRESSPKTRDSRYIKAEDILSDDIDKYKSPYARSRESSPKSRESYLTKKYSESEFDKWKSTKSSRESSPISREVLLTKSVQESSDDFEKWKTLKKSRETSPVLRETNLRSDDIYSTIKSKSNEVSPKRISPDLRNIGSVSLLETEKKFSTYIDEVSKDDNILMDTVRKKDFDDFQRTLATMERSSTLQDDLSTDIYDKIKTTDEKYFGKLNEIDDSFKILSKSQTLDDSYKTTQFRSSMDLSKEIKSDESKYSFKKYSVMEPNSFDTDRGGKSSKRSNSERRSTIHEYYHHDRFTSSSSRFLDKNVNDKSSLSNSDLKKDSFTVNEDKPDSFTTNNEIYKTRQNQQQQSNNLINKNITDLDSCSSTAWKLPSSSTESKNCDNISSTTKLQQQFSSSTSIQNDSTIIKTKQTSPNSPSRFNPFPSRSITRQPKEIGVKLGLYSPTKPTDLSKSKLSTDKSNIINHTTTAVAITTTSTAATTTTSTRKTT